The proteins below are encoded in one region of Penicillium psychrofluorescens genome assembly, chromosome: 4:
- a CDS encoding uncharacterized protein (ID:PFLUO_006133-T1.cds;~source:funannotate) — protein sequence MAPFFALGFAAAALLLYIIRLLFVSWQQLLKAKSLGCGALPLYPCKDPLGIGNLKESIAADRENTLPELSMNRVTVISEQEHRYVTTFILRNLGRNNIFTIDPKNIQALLATQFKDFELGSARRTSLHPLLGTGIFTADGEEWSRSRSLLRPQFTREQISQLVLEEDHVQKAMEALHVAANGWTASTDIQTIFFRLTIDSATEFLFGESIESQMGAFYCLNRPEDKFASFFDRSQWVAAQRGRFEKLSWIVNNKETRYSDKQVHDFVDKFVNSALATAKTTIEKAPVDEEKPTKYVFLDALVSMTHDPIELRSQLLNILLAGRDTTASLLSWTILMLVRHPKVFRKLRETIISDFGTYSTPINITFATLKSCQYLQYCMNETLRMYPVVPFNRRSATRDTSLPRGGGPDGLSPIFIRKGQHILYSTHVMHRRKDLWGPDADEFKPERWANRKAGWEYIPFNGGPRICIGQQFALTEAGYVLVRLLQRFDQIEDVNPDRQIRCGLTLTSSPAEAVTVRLHEATDASTGK from the exons ATGGCTCCCTTCTTCGCGCTGGGTTTTGCTGCCGCAGCGCTCCTACTGTATATTATTCGCCTGCTATTTGTCTCGTGGCAGCagctgctcaaggccaagagCTTGGGCTGTGGTGCCTTGCCGCTCTACCCATGTAAAGACCCGTTGGGAATCGGCAACCTCAAGGAGTCGATCGCCGCCGACCGCGAGAACACTCTCCCAGAGCTGTCTATGAACCGTGTGACGGTCATTAGCGAACAGGAACATCGTTATGTCACGACCTTCATCTTACGCAATCTCGGCCGCAATAATATCTTTACCATCGATCCGAAGAACATTCAGGCGCTGCTAGCGACTCAGTTCAAGGATTTCGAACTTGGATCAGCTCGACGCACTAGCCTACACCCGCTGCTAGGCACAGGAATA TTCACGGCTGACGGAGAGGAATGGTCGCGGTCCCGTTCGTTGCTACGCCCACAGTTTACCCGCGAGCAGATCAGCCAGCTAGTTCTAGAGGAAGACCATGTTCAAAAGGCGATGGAGGCATTACACGTGGCGGCGAATGGGTGGACTGCAAGCACCGATATCCAGACGATCTTCTTCCGACTAACCATCGACTCCGCTACTGAGTTTCTATTTGGCGAAAGCATAGAGAGCCAGATGGGTGCATTCTACTGCCTGAACCGACCCGAAGATAAATTCGCTTCATTCTTCGACCGCTCTCAGTGGGTTGCTGCGCAGCGGGGACGTTTCGAGAAGCTCTCCTGGATTGTTAATAATAAGGAAACCCGTTATTCGGACAAGCAAGTACATGATTTTGTGGACAAATTTGTTAACAGTGCTCTGGCTACCGCTAAGACTACTATTGAGAAGGCCcccgtggacgaggagaagccTACGAAATACGTCTTCCTAGATGCACTAGTTTCTATGACACATGACCCGATCGAGCTTCGCTCACAACTCCTAAACATTCTCCTAGCTGGCCGTGATACTACCGCTTCCCTACTTAGCTGGACCATCCTAATGCTAGTGCGCCACCCGAAAGTATTCCGCAAACTACGCGAAACGATCATCTCAGACTTTGGTACCTACTCTACGCCTATCAACATCACATTCGCCACCCTAAAATCATGTCAGTACCTACAGTATTGTATGAACGAAACCTTGCGTATGTACCCTGTCGTTCCCTTCAACCGGCGTTCTGCCACTCGCGACACCTCCCTCCcgcgcggcggtggcccagACGGTCTTTCTCCTATCTTCATCCGAAAGGGCCAACACATCCTCTATAGCACACATGTCATGCACCGCCGCAAGGATCTTTGGGGCCCCGATGCCGACGAGTTTAAGCCCGAGCGCTGGGCCAACCGTAAGGCCGGCTGGGAGTACATCCCTTTCAACGGCGGGCCGCGCATCTGTATTGGTCAGCAGTTCGCGCTTACGGAGGCGGGCTACGTCCTTGTGCGTCTGTTACAGCGATTCGATCAGATCGAGGATGTCAATCCAGACCGGCAGATCCGCTGCGGATTGACGCTGACAAGCTCCCCAGCAGAGGCAGTGACGGTCCGCCTGCACGAGGCAACAGATGCTTCGACAGGAAAGTAA